In the Acetobacterium sp. KB-1 genome, AAAGTTAATATCTTTTGTGATCTCAAAGGTAAGCCCATCTTTATTAAAGAGGTTTAAAATGGATCAGGCTATACTCGATCAATTGTCTTTAACATACGGTATTATTAATCAAATCAAGCTTTTATTACCGCTTTATATGGATTACATATCGTTGTTTCTAGGTATTATATATGGTGGAATTATGGCCTTGATAACTACATCTGAAATGAAGGCCATGCGATGATTTCGGTATTACAGTCTTTTTTTTCAGGTTTTATTATATCTTATGTATTTGGTTTAGGCGTTTGGTTAATGTCATTTTCATTTTTGTCATTAGTACGAGCGTTTAAAAATTCGATGAAGTAGAACGATGAAAGGAGGTGATAAATATGACTGCTGAAAATATTACGGCTGTTCAAACAGCATTTACTGATGCTATTGGAGACATGTCTGCTCCTGTAATTGCAATTATGACTGCTGGACTTGGCCTTACTGTTATCTTTGCTGTTTATAAATTGGCTGCAAAAGCATTCAAGAGATCTACAAATTAATCATATGGACAAGAAAAAAGCCTATCTATCAAGTGCATTTGATAGGTAGGTTTTTTTCATAAGGGTTACTTTATGGCTACGGAAACCATGAGTGTTATTACAAGTATAACTGTAATAATTGTTGAAATAGTATTGAATGGAATATTATTAATTTTAAAATATGCTAATAGACTTTCAATTGATTTATTTTTGATAATACCACGATTTACTAAAAATAATATTGTATCAAATAGAAACCATAAAAGCATAAGAACCAGAAATAGTGAGGACATAAAATTTGTTCTCCTTTCCATAATATTTTAATCTTAACGGAGGTTTTAAGATGTGTCAACTAAAGAAACAGAAAATCATCGCATTAATATTGGCGGTTACCGTTCTTTATATGCCGATGTTATCCATTATTGAAACAAAGCAAAATGTTAATGTTGTTTATGCTGAAGAATCAGTTGTTAGTACATATTTTTTTAGAGCGATGCTTGTTATGATGGGCATTACCGCCTATATGCAAGGCAATATGTCAAGTACGTTCACAATACCAGAAACGGATTTAATCGAGTTAAAAGACGAATTTGCTCAAACTTTAGAAGCTGATGCCACTAAGAAAGCCGCATGGATGAATGCCCAGGCTGATTACCTAGCTGGAGGAGTAGCAAAAACCATGGGTGCGGTCGAATTAGCAAAAATAGGAATAAGTGATGTTTATAATGATTTTAAGGATTATTTAGCTACTAATGTAGATAATCCAACAAATTATAATGAAGATGGAACGGTTATTAATGTAGATCGAGGATCTTATACTATGACTACAACGGTTGATGATACACTATGTGTTAAGATAGTTGTCAGGTGATTGAATTTACTATATTATAGTAAATATATAAAAGGATAGGAGTATCACATGACACAATATAGCGATGAATTCAAAGAACATATTATACAGCAGATGTTGCCGCCGATCAGCAAATCAGTTCGTCAGCTGCATAATGAAACCGGTGTTTCAGAGCAGACACTTTTCAAGTGGAAGAAGCAGGCAAAAGCGTCCGGAATGGCAGCACCATCGGGAACAGGAACTTCAGAAGACTGGTCCAGTGAGGATAAATTTCTGATCGTCCTGGAAACAGCCCGTATGAATCAGGCTGAGCTGGCTGAATATAGCCGTGAAAAAGGCCTTTATGTTGAACAAATCGAAGCCTGGCGTGATGCCTGCATCAATGCCAATGGGAGTGTTGCCAATGAATCAAAGAGACTTAAAAAAGATCTAAGCGAATCAAAAAAACAGGTGACCCAACTCAATCGCGAACTGAAGCGAAAGGAAGCAGCATTGGCTGAAACAGCAGCATTACTGGTGCTCAGAAAAAAGGCACAAGCGATCTGGGGGGAGCCCGAGGACGAATGATCCCAACCTCAGATCGCAAAATCGCTGCTGCTTTAATCGAAGAAGCCATTCAAAACGGAGCCCGCCAATTTATGGCATGCCGTGAGCTGAATATCAGCGAACGTACTTTTTCACGCTGGAAAAATCCGGCAACACCGCTGGAAGATCAGCGTCCCGTTGCGATTCGGCCAACTCCCTCCAATAAACTGACACCAGCAGAACGGAAAGAGATAATAAAAGTCGTGAATTCGAAAAAATATCAGAGTCTGCCACCCAGTCAGATTGTTCCCCGTCTGGCAGATGAGGAGGGGCGCTATATTGCATCCGAATCTTCCATATACCGTGTGATGAAAGAAGCCGGCATGAATAATCATCGGGGTCGTTCATCAAAACCTCAGAAGCGCACGATCACAAGCCACAAAGCAACAGGGCCGAATCAGGTCTGGAT is a window encoding:
- a CDS encoding transposase; protein product: MTQYSDEFKEHIIQQMLPPISKSVRQLHNETGVSEQTLFKWKKQAKASGMAAPSGTGTSEDWSSEDKFLIVLETARMNQAELAEYSREKGLYVEQIEAWRDACINANGSVANESKRLKKDLSESKKQVTQLNRELKRKEAALAETAALLVLRKKAQAIWGEPEDE
- a CDS encoding major capsid protein, encoding MTAENITAVQTAFTDAIGDMSAPVIAIMTAGLGLTVIFAVYKLAAKAFKRSTN